A DNA window from Maribellus comscasis contains the following coding sequences:
- a CDS encoding patatin-like phospholipase family protein, whose protein sequence is MAVVLSGGGAKGFAHIGVLKVLEQEGIPIDIIVGTSMGSLIGGFYSLGSDNPLI, encoded by the coding sequence GTGGCTGTAGTACTAAGTGGTGGCGGAGCAAAAGGTTTTGCCCACATTGGAGTTTTAAAAGTTTTGGAACAGGAAGGAATTCCAATCGATATTATAGTTGGTACCAGTATGGGAAGCCTGATTGGCGGATTTTACTCACTGGGTTCTGACAATCCATTGATTTGA
- a CDS encoding oxidoreductase → MKNEKWTTADIPDLTGKVIIVTGGNSGLGYESVKAFAQNAAEVIMACRSVEKGEVARAEIMKNKPNGKIKIMPLDLMDLSSVRNFTDKFKENYNRLDVLLNNAGIMIPPYGLTKDGFESQIGTNHLGHFALTGLLKDLIVKTPKSRVVSTSSIAHKSGKMGFNNFMFANGNGYTPMKAYGRSKLANLLFIYELQRRFEANNINSIAVAAHPGVSQTNLMRFIEGKFYYRLLKPLSSFFLQSAAMGALPQLRAAVDPNVQGGDYYGPNGFNEMKGSPVKVKSIPASYNTEDAKQLWKLSEKLTDINYNF, encoded by the coding sequence ATGAAAAACGAAAAATGGACAACGGCTGATATTCCTGATCTCACGGGAAAGGTAATAATTGTTACCGGAGGAAACAGCGGGTTAGGCTACGAATCGGTAAAAGCATTCGCTCAAAACGCCGCAGAAGTTATAATGGCTTGTCGCTCAGTTGAAAAGGGCGAAGTGGCAAGGGCAGAAATCATGAAAAATAAGCCAAATGGCAAAATAAAGATTATGCCGTTAGATTTGATGGATTTATCATCAGTAAGGAATTTTACCGATAAATTTAAAGAAAATTACAACCGTTTGGATGTTCTTCTGAATAATGCGGGTATCATGATTCCTCCTTACGGACTGACCAAAGACGGTTTTGAAAGCCAAATCGGGACTAACCATCTGGGACATTTTGCACTCACCGGACTGCTGAAAGACTTAATTGTAAAAACCCCAAAATCAAGGGTAGTTTCTACAAGTAGCATTGCCCATAAAAGCGGAAAGATGGGTTTTAACAATTTTATGTTTGCTAATGGCAACGGTTATACGCCCATGAAAGCATACGGGCGTTCTAAATTGGCAAACCTGCTGTTCATTTATGAACTCCAAAGGCGTTTCGAAGCAAACAACATCAACAGCATTGCCGTTGCAGCGCACCCAGGCGTATCACAAACCAACCTGATGCGATTCATCGAAGGTAAATTCTACTATCGTTTACTCAAACCGCTGTCTTCGTTTTTTCTTCAAAGTGCGGCAATGGGTGCTTTGCCCCAATTGAGAGCTGCAGTTGACCCGAATGTACAAGGCGGCGATTATTATGGCCCCAATGGTTTTAATGAAATGAAAGGTTCACCCGTAAAGGTTAAATCAATCCCTGCATCTTACAACACCGAAGATGCGAAACAACTTTGGAAATTGTCTGAAAAATTAACTGATATTAACTATAATTTTTAA
- a CDS encoding pyridoxamine 5'-phosphate oxidase family protein, which translates to MNTLTQEMKDMIATQQCFVGTVDADGYPNVAPKRSTRVLSDNSLIFSEGTGGATYENIKRGSKVSVAVVNRDILDGYRFVGEAILHESGDLYEQSAAMSVKMGMPKPRAVVVINIAEIHTLKPGPTAGKKID; encoded by the coding sequence ATGAACACACTTACACAAGAAATGAAAGACATGATTGCCACACAGCAGTGTTTCGTTGGAACTGTAGATGCTGATGGTTATCCGAATGTTGCGCCAAAACGTTCAACCCGGGTGTTATCGGACAATTCTCTTATATTTTCAGAAGGTACTGGTGGTGCCACCTATGAAAATATTAAAAGAGGTTCAAAAGTTTCCGTGGCTGTTGTAAACAGGGATATTCTTGATGGATATAGGTTTGTTGGAGAGGCTATTTTACACGAAAGTGGAGATTTATATGAACAGTCGGCTGCCATGTCGGTAAAAATGGGAATGCCCAAACCCAGAGCAGTTGTAGTCATTAACATAGCAGAAATACACACGCTTAAGCCTGGACCCACGGCTGGTAAAAAAATTGATTAG
- a CDS encoding DUF169 domain-containing protein: MIRIDHEILKIDKTMESKIASAIGMKYSPVAVLFTDDKPENAMQFKEGRWGCVVTMFIAAAKGRTAIFDRKTFGCLGGGVGLGFGNQYVHFPGGIECYVSTGNKEFARTPEAANFRTSTPLDEGEGYFKSPEIAKKFVDALPMTEVPTTYVVYKPLDQLTEEETPEVVVFLANVEQLSALSVLANYERGTGPSVIMPFGAGCHTLGIIPYAEAKSGEPSAVIGLTDISARRHVDKDLLSFAVPFSMFLKMEENVEGSFLKKEVWMNLMERNN; this comes from the coding sequence TTGATTAGAATTGATCATGAAATTTTAAAAATTGATAAAACAATGGAAAGTAAAATAGCCAGTGCAATCGGTATGAAGTATTCACCGGTAGCCGTTTTGTTCACTGATGATAAACCAGAAAACGCGATGCAGTTTAAAGAAGGCCGCTGGGGATGCGTGGTAACTATGTTTATCGCCGCCGCGAAAGGGCGTACTGCCATTTTCGACCGAAAAACTTTTGGCTGCCTCGGTGGTGGGGTCGGACTTGGATTTGGCAACCAGTACGTTCATTTTCCGGGAGGTATCGAGTGCTATGTTTCCACCGGGAATAAAGAATTTGCGCGTACTCCCGAAGCCGCAAACTTTCGAACTTCAACCCCGCTCGATGAAGGCGAAGGGTACTTCAAGTCACCTGAAATCGCCAAAAAGTTCGTGGATGCCTTGCCTATGACCGAAGTGCCGACAACTTACGTTGTTTATAAGCCACTGGATCAGTTGACAGAAGAAGAAACCCCTGAGGTGGTGGTCTTTCTGGCCAATGTTGAACAGTTATCAGCCCTGTCTGTCCTTGCCAACTACGAACGAGGAACCGGCCCAAGCGTGATTATGCCTTTTGGCGCAGGCTGCCATACCCTGGGGATTATTCCTTACGCCGAAGCAAAGTCTGGAGAACCTAGTGCAGTCATCGGTTTGACGGATATTTCCGCACGCCGCCATGTGGATAAAGATCTTCTTTCTTTCGCTGTGCCTTTTTCAATGTTTTTGAAGATGGAAGAAAACGTAGAGGGTAGTTTTCTGAAAAAGGAAGTCTGGATGAATTTAATGGAAAGGAACAATTAA
- a CDS encoding glutathione peroxidase, with amino-acid sequence MESEFYQLKAKKPNGEILEMKSYKGKTVLIVNTATKCGLAPQFDGLETLHQKYKDKGLVVLGFPSAQFLNQEPETNETVEEACKINHGVTFQLTEKIDVNGKNTHPVFAYLKSKKGGFLGNRIKWNFTKFLIDKNGTPVKRFAPTDKPEKIEKDILKLINS; translated from the coding sequence ATGGAATCCGAATTTTATCAGCTAAAAGCTAAAAAGCCCAATGGCGAAATCCTTGAAATGAAAAGCTACAAAGGCAAAACTGTATTGATAGTCAACACAGCTACAAAATGTGGGCTTGCCCCGCAATTTGACGGTTTGGAAACATTGCATCAAAAATATAAAGACAAAGGTTTGGTTGTGTTGGGTTTTCCAAGCGCTCAGTTTTTGAACCAGGAACCCGAAACAAATGAAACCGTGGAAGAAGCTTGCAAAATCAATCACGGAGTAACCTTTCAGCTTACCGAAAAAATTGATGTAAACGGGAAGAATACACATCCGGTATTTGCTTATCTAAAAAGTAAAAAAGGAGGTTTTCTTGGAAATCGCATCAAATGGAATTTTACCAAATTTTTAATCGATAAAAATGGTACTCCGGTAAAGCGTTTTGCCCCGACCGATAAACCGGAAAAAATTGAGAAAGACATTTTGAAATTGATTAACAGTTAG
- a CDS encoding LLM class flavin-dependent oxidoreductase, producing MRKLKLSILDQSVIRPGGNAKDAINETVATVKLAEELGYSRFWVSEHHNSALIAGSTPEVLMVKLADATNAIRIGSGGIMLPNHSALKVVENFRMLEVLFPNRIDLGIGRAPGTDRITSSILNPSNDFSEASYLQQLEYMQHFFKDTAATKYGSLLATPRATTIPSQWILSSSGSSSLIAAKFGMGLSIAKFINGLVIPQVAETYRKNFKPSAENTVPQVIVAVQVVCAETEEKANQMRKFIDFVFVQFEKGNFNDFKDGNFIKNYGFSPFEQQIIERNKGRIISGTTDDVKEQLIKLSNDFETDEIMITSMSVDYEARRKSFELLANAFELKHIT from the coding sequence ATGAGAAAATTAAAATTAAGCATACTCGATCAATCTGTCATCAGACCGGGCGGCAATGCCAAAGATGCTATTAATGAAACGGTTGCAACGGTTAAACTGGCCGAAGAATTGGGTTATAGCCGCTTTTGGGTATCGGAACATCATAACTCCGCGCTCATTGCCGGTTCTACACCCGAAGTGCTGATGGTAAAACTGGCCGATGCAACCAACGCCATTCGTATTGGCTCGGGTGGCATTATGTTGCCAAATCACAGCGCTTTAAAGGTAGTTGAAAATTTCAGGATGCTCGAAGTGCTTTTTCCCAATAGGATTGATTTAGGAATTGGACGCGCTCCGGGTACCGATCGGATTACCTCTTCAATCCTTAACCCTTCAAACGATTTTAGCGAGGCAAGTTATTTGCAACAGTTAGAATACATGCAACATTTTTTCAAGGATACGGCTGCCACTAAATACGGCTCGCTGCTCGCGACACCGCGAGCAACTACAATTCCATCGCAATGGATACTAAGTTCCAGTGGCAGTAGCAGTTTAATTGCCGCTAAATTTGGAATGGGACTTAGCATTGCCAAATTTATAAACGGTTTAGTCATTCCACAAGTGGCAGAAACATACCGGAAGAATTTTAAACCATCAGCCGAAAATACTGTACCTCAGGTAATAGTTGCCGTTCAGGTAGTTTGTGCCGAAACCGAAGAAAAAGCAAACCAAATGCGTAAGTTTATTGATTTCGTTTTTGTGCAATTTGAAAAAGGCAATTTCAATGATTTTAAAGATGGAAACTTTATCAAGAATTATGGTTTCTCCCCTTTTGAACAACAAATAATAGAAAGAAATAAAGGACGCATCATTTCGGGAACGACCGATGATGTGAAAGAACAACTCATTAAATTATCAAACGATTTTGAAACCGATGAAATTATGATTACCTCCATGTCTGTTGATTATGAAGCGCGCAGAAAATCATTTGAATTGTTGGCAAATGCTTTTGAGTTAAAGCATATTACATAA